Genomic DNA from Nyctibius grandis isolate bNycGra1 chromosome Z, bNycGra1.pri, whole genome shotgun sequence:
TCAGAAGTAAGATTTGACCTACCCCCACCTTTTCCAGAACCGTCTTTTCGACTCAAATGTGGAACAGTAAATGCCTTGCCCCTATGGAAAAGTGAAGTGCGTCACACTTAAAGATGTTATGTTTTTATAACATAACTTACATCATATATCTTTTGTTGGAAGGATGGAATTGTAAAGGACTGCAGTACTTAGTTTTGAAGTATAAATTACTGAAGCTGGAAAGGGAGATTTTCAAGCTTGAATATGAAGAGGGATTGgtcttttatattaaaaagtgaATTCCTTTTGGAACTGTTTGAAAGTCTACGTGAATATACTttgtgctggggggaaaaaaaaaaaaccagggaGGTGTGTGTTGCCTTatagctcagaaaaaaaatcctttctgatCTGCTCAgatctcttgttttctttacgTCGCTTTTGGGGAAATTTtaattgttaaagaaaaatgttctgagGATAATACAGATTGACTGGGAGCACATGGAGAATGCTAGAATGGTTAACACACAACTTTTGTTGGCCAATGTGgaggttttttggtgttttgttttttttttttgttgtggtgaTGGTTTTTTGGATGCCTTTCTTGAAGAAAATGATGTCTATGTTATCAGGGCTTtccccctgttttttttttttcttcgaCTGACTGCATATATCTGATATTTATTCATTATATATGGAGACAGTTGATAAGCACAGTAGACTGCTGCTCTAATACAGGTgttttttgtagtatttttttacagataaaatgaaatacagccatGACATGAGGAAggtaaaaaatgttatttcaaagaCTTTACCACAGATGTTTTCTATCCACCAGCCAAAGGAGTGCACTTTCTGTAACCTGGTAGACTGCTTGCAGTTTATGAAGTGTTTGATGATATGTGTTTTATGGGACGGATGTGTCCTCTGTtgtctctgaaagaaaatggcttCACTTTTTAATTACAAACTGATTTTACAGGACTgggaaaatttgctttttatactTTGATGCTATTTTTtaccagtttttaaaatgaggtGATCTAGTTGGTTGTGTCAACccacaaattttattttacaaagacaTGTTTGCTTAGCATAATTGCAACGCTCCAGATGTTATGAACTTAAAATGACATCTATTGCAAAACTACTATGCTTTgcaaaatggaattatttttttaaatctaaaagcATCCTTTCAGTTAGcatctgaaaaatgcttttgttttgctgtggttCAAAACCCCTATGATTAAGgttcagaaaagacagaagagtCTAGAATGAGAACAAATGTTTCCAATAAAATTCATGGAACTAATGTTActcgttttctttttttttttttaaatagaaaaaatatgacCCAGAAAGGCTTAGCTTTACTTAATATATTAAATCGCAACTTTTGTTAATTTTACAAAACCATcttgtgcattttcttttcagtggagAAATAAAATGGGGAAAGTGGTAAAAagtgggaaaataaaattttaacattaaaaaaggcAGTTATTTTGTGGTGATTATTTGTGTGTcagtaaaattgttttttcatcAGTTCATAAGTAGATGGGCAGTTTGAAGTGTTAGGAACTAGATAAAAGTCCTTTAGAAAATGTGTAGCTTTTGCAAGAACTTTATCAACAAACAGTGGATGTTGGTGAAAGTCTTTGACTCCTTCATTTCTAGATAATAGGTAAGCAGTTAATGGAAACTGAATTGTGCTGATTTCCATATTTTGCAGATGCTCTGAAATTAACTCACATAAGCTTTATCCCTGGATTCATCAGTTTAGCAATAACAGAAGATCTGCTGATCAGATACGTCCAATTTATTTCCCTGATGTTGATCCTCACAGTCTTCCTTCTGGTTCAAACTTCTCTATGACAGCAGGGGATTTTCAAGAAATTTATTCCGAGTGCAGTGAGTAAATGTAAACTTCTAGGCTATCCCTGTAACTGTATCTTTAGAGTATTTGTCATGGGACAGTTAATGATTACAAATATAAAGGAACTTTATCTACAAGCATTGAGCAAAAAATACTCACTGTAGCAAGATTTTCTTATTCCAAATCAGCTTTACTtagttataaaaaaatatggaCACCTCCTTGCGTAACAGATCTTTGGTGCAGTAGTCTCTTTCAGAATAAGACAGCATAGTAGCATTACGAAAAGGTTTGCTTGATTTAGAAAGTGATGTTAGAAAGGGAACAATGTAACTGGTCACTTCTCTTCCTTAGtgtaaaaaaacagaaatatgagaatttttttgttgcttttacaaCTGGAAATGAATCAAAGCAAACTGTTTCAGTAGTAGTAAATTAtaagtgaaataaatatatatttattgaCTGTcaataggaaatattttagaGGCCCATTATGAGAATGATAATTATCAGACTGAGACTTCTGTCAGTACAAATaaccttattttttcttgtggtATCAGGTTAGTTGTGCTCTCCTCATTGCAGCTATGAAGTAATGTTTTATGACTAACCTAATGGTGAATTAACCTGCAGAAGACAGTCTTTAGTGCCTACGATACCAATTACATAATTAGGGTTTGATCAAGGGTAGCACTTACCCAGTTGTTTTATATGTAGTCTAATATTCTAATATATCCCTCTTTAAAagtcactttgttttctttacacaGTATTGGATTATCACCTCGGACATCTATTTCTGTTTCCACCTTTCTGTCCCTATTAGACCCATAGCAGTTTTTCACCAGGATTATATAGCTATTGATCTGCCCTTTATTGTGCAGCTAGACTTCCAGGTATTTTCTTGCAGGAGCCTTCCTTATAGTTGCTTAATTTTCTGAAGGTTCTGTCTTACATTAGAACATCTGATACTGGAATAAATTGagacttctaatttttttatttacagaactTAAAACCTTTGCAATTTCAAGGATACATGTTTAGAGAAAAACAGGGAGACTCATGCTTTAAAAGGTAGACTTTGAAAGATCCTGCTTGTTAAATTCACTAGtaaaaaacatagaaatatTCAGATactgaataaaatgttttaaagctaTGTGGTTTGTGGAAGTACATTTTAGTGTACAGACTTGTATTGTTCTAGATACTAACTAGAGAGGCCCAAAATCACTGGGTATTTTTGCAGTTGTATTTCTAACAGTTGTAATGAAGTTCATAGGACAGGTGAGTAATAGCACACTTGGGCCttcatttatataaaatgtgttataatatttacattttacagtATATAACTGTGGCATTTTATATAACATGTATGAACAATTTTATAAAAAGCGTAATTAATAATTATAGATAATATTTTAGAGTGTctatgtgtatacatacacacacattatATACGGAGGTCACACTAACCCAAGCTTAACTGTTGTTAacataaaccaaaatattttatttatttgtaaacgAAATTAAGAACCTTCAATTGTTGTTAGTTGAAGGTAATACGGAGTGTATAAACAAATACTGGGGTTAAACAATGAACTTTTACAGGGGTAGAAACATTGAAACTGATCTCtctataattttctctttttatgcaGATACATGGGACTGCATAGCAACTTGCTTTTTCATAGATACAGCACATAATGTTATTGACTACATTGATACTATATGGAAAATACTAAAGCCTGGAGGAATATGGATAAATGTAGGCAAGTGTGACCAACCTCTCTTCCTGCTAGCCCTGACTTATGTTTGATCATGTAACACGCATCTAGTACTTTAAAAGAATTGTGGGGATGAATATGTCCGTGCTGAAAACTCTGTAGACCTAGAAACATTTAGGACTTGGAAATTATCTCAGATATGTTCAGAATATGTCCAGATGTTTGCTAGTTACAATCAAGTCAACACCATGTGGATTTTAGAGAAGTAAATCTTCTCAGAGGCAGGTTTTGCATTCATGCATCAAACATCTGTTACTTGACAAATGTGTCCTGTActcttttttgctatttttctaataaaacagAACTTGTTCTGTGTGTAAATACatccttgcatttttttctttatctgttgTCTGATTTGTGCTGTGCTTCTAAGCAGAAGTTTTGGGAATGAGATTTCTGTATGCCTTGGCTCAAAAGAAGAGAGACTTTAGTCTCCCATGGTGAAGGAATGGCTGACAAAACTGCTCAGGAGTTAAACATTTTGTATAGCAGAAACTGGTCAATCACTGCTTAGTCAGTCACTACAGCAGTCCTGGCCAGTCACAGAATGTAAGCAGAGCTCCCAAGTAGACCACAGCATGTCCTGCCTTCTGTTCTATAGAGACAGCAGTGACGTTAAACTGAAGGAATTTTAAGACACAGAAATCACAATCTGGTAGGAAATGAGACTTCATTGTTGAATAAGCAGCTGAActaacttgttttcattttgcattgatTCTGAAATTCATTATAAAAATCGTGTTCGAGTGATAGACGTATGTTCTTTTGTCTGTATTTCAATATGTGAGTCTGGTTATAAGCATTCTGTGCATTTTCAGTAtgtgcttttgatttttaaaacatttttgtctttttcatagCCATTTCCATCGTATCTTTGTACTCTAGGTCCTCTCCTTTACCACTTTGAAAACTTGGGAAATGAGCTTTCTATAGAATTAAGCTACGAGGATATAAAAAATGTTATACTGCAATATGGATTCCACATAGAGGTAAGAAGATGCTGTGGTTTGTAATGAGTCTTAATGGTATGAACCAAACTCCTTTGAATAAACCTTTGCCTTAAATTTAGTTCAACATAATGGCATATACTAATAACTTCTAGAAGAATTAAGTTTTTGTGTGTTGCAAATTATTTGCTTGCCtcgttttttaaaaatgtataggTGGGTCTTGGAATCTAGTAAGTATATAGCAATTTCTTATTAAGAGAAACTTGTGTAGTTCTTGTAGAGAAGGTGTTttgaaaactgctgcttttttttcaggtggAGAAAGAATCTGTACTGACAACTTACACTGTGAATGAACTCTCCATGATGAAATACTACTATGAATGTGTGTTGTTTGTGGTGAGAAAACCAGAACAGAAGTGATCTGAATAGGTTAATCAGGAGAAAATGTTGGCTTGAAAGctagaaataagaataaaatggACTGAGTGATGTCTGGACACAATCTCAAATCAGTGGTGCCTTCTTATTCTTAATAGGATTTAGtgtctattttttaatatctctatTGCTATCCAGACATGTACTATGCCATGCATATTTGTAATATACTTGTGAAAATGTAGGAGGAAGTGTTCACATACACTGTCTTTGTGCTTTggaatgcattaaaaataaaagcaaaaatgttttcttgagaATAAAATCTAATGTTTGCCATGACCAGGCTAATTCCCCGCATATGCTGCCTCATTTTTCGTAATTtataatgattttcttttttctactttctgatGTTAGGAATGCATAGACGTGCTTACTGTATTAGCTGTGTCACATTTAGAGAAGTGTTTCTAAATGCATACTTAAATTACGAAGTTTGAAATGGTTGGAAAGTGATAAAAGTACTCTTGat
This window encodes:
- the CARNMT1 gene encoding carnosine N-methyltransferase isoform X3, yielding MHERVNRTERQFKSLPANQQSLLPQFLPHLDRIRKCIDHNQEILQTIVNDCAHMFENKEYGEDGRGKITPASTFDMDKLKSTLKQFVRDWSEEGKPERDSCYQPIISEIVKNFPKERWDFSKVNILVPGAGLGRLAWEIAKLGYACQGNEWSLFMLFSSNFVLNRCSEINSHKLYPWIHQFSNNRRSADQIRPIYFPDVDPHSLPSGSNFSMTAGDFQEIYSECNTWDCIATCFFIDTAHNVIDYIDTIWKILKPGGIWINVGPLLYHFENLGNELSIELSYEDIKNVILQYGFHIEVEKESVLTTYTVNELSMMKYYYECVLFVVRKPEQK